In Struthio camelus isolate bStrCam1 chromosome 13, bStrCam1.hap1, whole genome shotgun sequence, the following are encoded in one genomic region:
- the MZB1 gene encoding marginal zone B- and B1-cell-specific protein isoform X1, protein MRPLLAAYVALSFLAGRKAEDRCGGPPAPAEPALSASSPRLSAEETHSAHMPEHLRCDACRAIAFQIREHLGKAESKRSPSRKAGAELRESEYLEALEKSCSQSWDNYGVLEVNGAKRLAGPGLLSQEPLSVMVTGGPWPGRLHKMCHSYVGDLGEERLYRAHRSGPATLEELLCRGAKGACAGLPGAKGRPAKSLQNEL, encoded by the exons ATGAGGCCGCTGCTGGCAGCCTACGTGGCCCTGAGCTTCCTCGCGGGGAGGAAGGCCGAGGACAGGTGCGgcggcccgccggcgcccgcggaGCCGGCCCTCTCGGCATCCTCGCCGCGGCTCAGCGCCGAGGAGACCCACTCGGCCCACATGCCCGAGCACCTGCGCTGCGACGCCTGCCGCGCCATCGCCTTTCAG ATCCGGGAGCACCTGGGCAAGGCCGAGTCCAAGCGGTCGCCCAGCAGGAAGGCGGGCGCCGAGCTGCGCGAGTCCGAGTacctggaggcgctggagaagaGCTGCTCGCAGAGCTGGGACAA CTACGGCGTGTTGGAGGTGAACGGGGCGAAGCGCCttgcggggccggggctgctgaGCCAGGAGCCCCTGAGCGTGATGGTGACGGGCGGACCGTGGCCGGGCAG GTTGCACAAGATGTGCCACAGCTACGTGGGCGACCTGGGCGAGGAGCGGCTCTACCGGGCGCACCGGAGCGGGCCCGCCACCCTGGAGGAGCTCCTCTGCCGCGGCGCCAAGGGTGCCTGCGCCGGGCTGCCCGGCGCCAAGGGCCGCCCCGCCAAGTCGCTGCAGAACGAGCTgtag
- the MZB1 gene encoding marginal zone B- and B1-cell-specific protein isoform X2 — protein sequence MRPLLAAYVALSFLAGRKAEDRCGGPPAPAEPALSASSPRLSAEETHSAHMPEHLRCDACRAIAFQIREHLGKAESKRSPSRKAGAELRESEYLEALEKSCSQSWDNYGVLEVNGAKRLAGPGLLSQEPLSVMVTGGPWPGRLHKMCHSYVGDLGEERLYRAHRSGPATLEELLCRGAKGRPAKSLQNEL from the exons ATGAGGCCGCTGCTGGCAGCCTACGTGGCCCTGAGCTTCCTCGCGGGGAGGAAGGCCGAGGACAGGTGCGgcggcccgccggcgcccgcggaGCCGGCCCTCTCGGCATCCTCGCCGCGGCTCAGCGCCGAGGAGACCCACTCGGCCCACATGCCCGAGCACCTGCGCTGCGACGCCTGCCGCGCCATCGCCTTTCAG ATCCGGGAGCACCTGGGCAAGGCCGAGTCCAAGCGGTCGCCCAGCAGGAAGGCGGGCGCCGAGCTGCGCGAGTCCGAGTacctggaggcgctggagaagaGCTGCTCGCAGAGCTGGGACAA CTACGGCGTGTTGGAGGTGAACGGGGCGAAGCGCCttgcggggccggggctgctgaGCCAGGAGCCCCTGAGCGTGATGGTGACGGGCGGACCGTGGCCGGGCAG GTTGCACAAGATGTGCCACAGCTACGTGGGCGACCTGGGCGAGGAGCGGCTCTACCGGGCGCACCGGAGCGGGCCCGCCACCCTGGAGGAGCTCCTCTGCCGCGGCGCCAAGGG CCGCCCCGCCAAGTCGCTGCAGAACGAGCTgtag